TTTTGATCACTAGATTCTTACCCCCTATAGCGCCTAATTCTGAACAATGGAGCAGGGGGTTCTCTGTAGAAACTACTCTGGGAGATCACATTGAATGATTTTGGGATTGTGCACTTGAAGGAAGGGGAAAGTAGGCCTGTTGTTACATGCTAATTAATTTGAGTCTTTGGGGAGCATGTTCATAATTACTTAAGATCAGAAtccaaaaagcaaaagcaaCATAAATGTTCATGAGGCCATTAGCTAGCCCCTTCTGATGGCAGGGAAACCTGTGACTAAATTTTTTCGGGCTCGTTGTAGTACAAGTATGACAGTTTTCTGTCAAGTTTTGAAGTCATCTGATGAGCAATGAATCCATTGTAACGATTGTCGTATTTCGAAATACAGATGTCGATGACCTTTCTGGACATGTGGTCTTCTTTATAGAATGGCTGGCTTACAAATTCATCAAGAGGCATCCACTAAAGAAGCAGAATAATGCCAGCACAATCAGTtgagagaaaacaaagagaggaaGACAAAACTGATCAGTCTGTAAAATCAAAGCCTTCAATTACCTTCGCAGCTTGAATCTCCTTCTCATCTACTGTGATTTCAAAGGTCAGAGGCTTAAGCATGCAGACAAAGAGCAAGTCTGATTGCTCGAATGCCACGAGGTGGGCATGTCTATTAGGTTGCACCAAAGAAAGACAAAGATAAGTAAGTTATAGCCAAATCTAATATTGGTTTGCTAATGCCCCGGATTGTTTTCTTCATGGAAAGATGTATAATTTATTCTCTTTGATTTTCAGAAACTATTTTCAGGAAAATGGCCAGTGCTCACCTGAAAGCAaccatttccaagaaaattGTGTCAATctgcaaagaaaaagaagagagaagggcaTCTCATAAGAAATCAAACACTAACAATAAAGTTGAATAGTAACAGCAACAACAACATGGGGAGATTAATATATTCTTACTCCAGTTTCTTCTTTAACTTCTCTTACAGCTCCAGAGAATATTTCTTCAGACTGACATGAACCAAAAGTAAGAATCCTTTATTATTCCTATCAAGGAGATGCAGAACAGCAGAGGAAATATTAATCATCAAGAACCGAAAATGAATACCTTGTTAATATAACCAGTAGGTAACTTCCACACCCCAGAGCAGCTACATGGACATTTTTCTTTCACCACAAGGACCTAAATACACTCAAATTGTAATGTGGAGCTCTAAAATTGTAGAAAGCCGCAGGGAAAAAGATTTAGGACCATAAATATGAGTACCTCTCTTTTATGGTTCATCACGAATCCTCCTATGCCAATTTGATGTGAAGGGCTAGCTGGGAGCAAGCAGGGCTCATTAGGAAGCCAGTATGTTAACATGACATACCCGGGTTCAGCATGATGGAAGTTGAAGCCCTCCTAGAACCCAAGAACCCCAGAGTTAAAGCAATTTTTCTTTTAGGCTAGTGAATAGATGAATTCCAGAAGATCGTATCAGCAAAGTGATTCATAATATGCCATTGAAGTTACATTCAAATGAAGTAGGTAACCATTACCTGAATTGCTATTGGAACAAGGTCAGCTTGCTCTAGCAGAATCTTGAGCCATATTCCCCTTTTCCCCTGCATTGTCAATTAAATCAGTTATCAATTTTCAGAAGCTTGTCTCTACTTTATAAAAACTTAGTAGTTAGTATGATTTGCTGATTTGAGTGTGTTTATTGCAGATTAGGTGTTGCTTTGTCTCGTGCCTTTAACTCCCAGTTGGACATAGAAGCCCGAAGGGCAGATGCAAAAGCATTTGCACTTGAGGGTAAGTTCTCTGGGTTGATAACAACCCCGTCGTACTCATCCTCCCATGCATCAAGAAATTCGACGGGAACGCTTGGTGATGATATATGGGGAGATAAAACTTGTATCCCTTTTCTCCTGAGCACATAGCCACCTCTTAGAGATGGAATGGAGGAGGAATTCGGCTCAGAACTATTAACTTCTAAAGGAAGTGTCTTCCTCCAGAAACCTGTGGATAACAGAATGAGAGTTTATTCACAGTTGTCTATTGCTTTCATAAAAAGAGAAGTAAACAAAGGGACTAGGACAAAATGATCCTACCCCTTGACAATCCCTGGAAACTGCAACTCTCTCTCCATGAAACTCTAGGCTTCTCTGAATAACTCTGGCAATATAAACCAGAGAAATGCCAGCCCTTCACTGCTGCTTCCATGGCCACTGTTCAAGGAAATTATGATGGATCGGAATTCTCATTGCATATGCTATTAATATTGCTCATGAGGGACGCTCATGGGCCTGCAGAAGGAAAGGTGTGAATATTACAGAGAATAGCATCCTGAAAGACAAGTAGGATGAAAGGGATGTCAGTTCAAATTTTAACTAATGATAATAAAGCTTGCTAATGTCTAATGCAGATCGTTAAAGCGCTGACACTAATCATCTCATACTCTTTTATAGAGACAAACTTAAAAGTTATGATAAATCGCTCTGAATGAATGGGTGCAACTAGTCCTTCCACTACTACTGTCAGTATACTCATCCATATTCGTGTACAGAAGGGATGGGAATATGCTCCCCATTTCAGCAATTTTTAGACTTTATGCTTAATCTATTTCAAACCCGTACTTTGTTAGGAACATTAACATTTTGGACCCCAACATTCTACTTTTTGAAAACAGAGGATTATAGCTTATCATCCACTTGCTTCATATATGGAAGTGATCTTATTCTTCTGTTGCTGGACCATTCTCCCCACTTGTATGCTGGTCTCAGCAGTAGAAGCATCTGGGGTAATCTTGTCTTTGTTTTTAGTTCAAATTTGGGGAAATTGGTAAGCTTAGCTGACTCTATGCTTGGAGAACATATAGAGAGATTTCATGATATTCCAATTAACGAAAGGAATGCCGAATCATTTGAACAAGAAGCAATGTTCTATTCCGTACTCTTGCATTAGCCACAAGGTGCTTACGTTACTACTCCAAATGGATGGCTGGAATGGGATTAGATGATCTATGGAATCCAAGACACAAAGAACATGAGGTGCTCATCTATGGAATTGTGACTCGGCATTTATGCCATGTGTGAGTGTATTGCAAGAAACGCTTCGACATGCCCGCTTGAATTaataaagaatatatatttatggttAAAATTCTAGAACCCACCTAGGCCAAGGCCATTCAATCAATCTTAACATGCTCActtcagaattatttttttttcttactactTTTTTAGTAaacctaattatttttttatataaataagttATAATTATACACTTCCGTACAGTTATTATGTTAGAatcattatatttctttttagcACTGAGGGTAAAttagtcattttttatttcaaattaacctttttcttttatatttcttttgattgtaatttaaactatatttgtgttacaactattttttttagccGATCATAGTAAGGAATCctaaacttttttttccccttttttgtaTATGATTCTTTTGAATCTCACATGATATCAAAGGAAGATTGATTTTAATGAACCTTTTAATTCGGGATCTCATTAAAGAGGGTTTAATCCCATACACAACTTTtgccttgaaattttttttcattgtgttTCATCATAGAATTTCACCATGAGTGTGTCAATTTCTTCTTCTAATGGTAACCTATTGTTAGACCCTACTTCATATCGAACTATTGTTGGTGGCTTGGTCTATCTCACTAGTACATTTTTGGGCATTGCTTATGTTATTCACATTATTTGTTAATTGTTGTCTCTTCTACTATACTTTATTAGACTATTGGTTTTATATTATGAAAGTATTTTCAAGACActctatttcaaagtcttttacTTCTGTCCACTTCCTTTTTGGAGATGCATGCATATTCTAATGTTGATTGGGTCAATGATCTAAAAGATCATAAGTCTATCacaaaattttgtatattttttgggggaattctcttatttcttagaaaagcaaaaaataaactattattTATTGATCTTTTACAAAAGCTAAGTATTGTATTATGACATCTACCATTAATGAGATGATTTGGTTACACTAGTTACTTGTCTTGTTGAGACGAGAGTTTCTCTTTCTTATGATAACAGGTTGCATACAACTCTATCTTTTATGAAATAACTAAGCATATTGAtactcttattttgttttttgtttcttttttcctatAGATTGCAGACTTGTTTATCAAGTCATATCTGCTTTTGTTTTTTCAGCTTTTGGTTGGCAAGCTCTTAATGCTTCTTGTAGGCGCATAATGAGTTTACGAGGATGTTAGAGTTATTTATtccttatattaaaattattgtattttttcaAGAGCAAGGTAAATTAGTCATtctatcttttatttcaaattaatcatttttttttatttcttttctttataaatctatttaaaCTCTATTTGTACTATACCTAATTTTCAAGTAATTATAATAAGAAAAcctagaattgtttttctctttttaaattatttgaaaaatatattttaaaaaaaacataatgtataaatatttttattttgtaaaaaatatcgTCATActactttcaaacttatctaaaaattgaaataaaaatatttcaaaacatgTGAACATTTTCAGTGATACAAACTTTGGGTTGCATGGCCGTATAACCATTCTAGTAAAAGAATATCACATCATATGGTTGGGTCAAGGTCAGAAGGTGCCACGAGTCACCAAGTTGGACGGCTGAGATCCTATCTTCCCAAACATCAAACGGCTCACACCTGATTGCTGATGAAAACTGCTGAGATTTGACACGTGTTCGGGTTTCATTCCCAAAGGACGCAGCCATCGTTCTCTTTCGTAGCTGATCTCCAAGTCTCCCACAACCTCGGCCCAGTGGATTCTTTCTAGGGTTTCACAGTGTTCGATCGACATGTACAGAACCGCAGCTTCGCGTGTTAGGGCACTCAAGGTCAGCACCATTCTGAATCTTCCCTCTTTGATTTTTGATATCGTAACTACAATCTGTCTAGTTTTTAGATCTGATCGTAGTTCAGTGGTGATTTTTTGGGTGATTGATATGTTATTGGATGTGGCTCCGTTTGGCTGTTgggaaaatgtaggaaaagaaaatgaaatttacggatattgatgatttttcttctttcttcttttattattatttttaaataatatcctCCACCAACTGAGGTTGATGAAATTATTTGGCTTGGCCGAATTGAAATCTTCATACAATAGAGAACATAGGTGCCAACAACTgggcattttcttttcttttctctagaGTTGGATGAAGGAATTTCTTTGGTCGTCTGGAATTTGAACCTATAATTCGAATTCGctgtttggttgatttttgCACCAAGTGACTTGAGGAACCCAAATCCACAAAAGAACTGttctacaattaaaaaaaaggagaaattgTGTTCCAGTGTGTTCTAACTGTAGGTGAAATATGGTCTCGGGCAACCAGGCAACCAAATGTCGCTGGATTAGATGGTTTGGGTGCCTTCTGCATCAACCCAAGAATTTAGACTTACTTGGAATGCTAGAAGATTGGTTTTTGTGGCTATTTAGATTGTGTAACAATCTCAAAAGGGATAATTAAAGAACTGATAGCCATTTCATGGTGTGCCATTGTGGTGTCTTGGTTATGTTGCGCTCTTATCTTCTCTTTTAAGCTGTAATTCAGTAGCACAGAATTATATGCATGTTTTACGATTAGTCTGACATAGTGTGGATGTGGCATGCCCCGGTATCAAAAAATGGGATTAGGGCCGTGCAGGCAGTAGGGCCCTTATCAGATTTGCAAGTTCAAGTGCTGT
Above is a window of Vitis vinifera cultivar Pinot Noir 40024 chromosome 11, ASM3070453v1 DNA encoding:
- the LOC100264581 gene encoding nudix hydrolase 8; the encoded protein is MEAAVKGWHFSGLYCQSYSEKPRVSWRESCSFQGLSRGFWRKTLPLEVNSSEPNSSSIPSLRGGYVLRRKGIQVLSPHISSPSVPVEFLDAWEDEYDGVVINPENLPSSANAFASALRASMSNWELKGKRGIWLKILLEQADLVPIAIQEGFNFHHAEPGYVMLTYWLPNEPCLLPASPSHQIGIGGFVMNHKREVLVVKEKCPCSCSGVWKLPTGYINKSEEIFSGAVREVKEETGIDTIFLEMVAFRHAHLVAFEQSDLLFVCMLKPLTFEITVDEKEIQAAKWMPLDEFVSQPFYKEDHMSRKVIDICISKYDNRYNGFIAHQMTSKLDRKLSYLYYNEPEKI